In Brevundimonas subvibrioides, a genomic segment contains:
- a CDS encoding transglutaminase-like domain-containing protein translates to MKIRVRAELVYRFDPPTDAIYKIQVAHWPGQTVIEERLVTNPPQDFHEDEDADFGARTLRARLSGEVAVAYEAVVDNGTLMGLPPGATQHDWNDLPAEVLTYLWPSRYCPSDQFGRFAERQFGDTSGGERVLAILGWITENIDYEAGVSDSETTASRTFIDRAGVCRDFTHMGITLCRASGIPARAVSAFAHQLSPPDFHAIFEVWLSNGWWLVDPTGLAPIEGLVRIACGRDAADIAFLSTQGTCELVRQSITAVAEDADGLKAA, encoded by the coding sequence ATGAAGATCCGCGTCCGCGCTGAACTGGTCTATCGCTTCGATCCGCCGACCGATGCGATCTACAAGATTCAGGTCGCGCACTGGCCGGGTCAGACCGTGATCGAGGAGCGGCTGGTCACCAACCCGCCCCAGGATTTCCACGAGGACGAAGACGCGGACTTCGGTGCCCGAACCCTGCGCGCACGCCTGTCGGGCGAGGTGGCCGTCGCCTATGAGGCGGTTGTCGACAACGGCACCCTGATGGGCCTGCCGCCGGGCGCGACCCAGCACGACTGGAACGACCTGCCGGCCGAGGTCCTGACCTATCTGTGGCCGAGCCGGTACTGCCCGTCTGACCAGTTCGGACGCTTTGCGGAGCGCCAGTTCGGCGACACCTCGGGCGGCGAGCGGGTGCTGGCGATCCTGGGCTGGATCACCGAGAACATCGACTACGAGGCCGGAGTCTCGGATTCGGAGACGACCGCGTCGCGCACCTTCATCGACCGTGCCGGGGTGTGCCGCGACTTTACCCACATGGGCATTACCCTGTGTCGGGCCTCGGGCATTCCGGCGCGCGCCGTCAGCGCCTTCGCCCATCAGCTGAGCCCGCCGGACTTCCACGCCATCTTCGAGGTCTGGCTGTCGAACGGCTGGTGGCTGGTCGATCCGACGGGCCTCGCCCCGATCGAGGGGCTGGTGCGGATCGCCTGCGGTCGCGACGCCGCCGACATCGCCTTCCTGTCCACCCAGGGCACCTGCGAGCTGGTACGCCAGTCCATTACCGCCGTGGCCGAGGATGCCGACGGCCTCAAGGCCGCCTGA